One genomic window of Corallococcus caeni includes the following:
- a CDS encoding FAD-dependent oxidoreductase produces the protein MNDERQHKSLWTVTTPPRDFPSLPGDLDVDVAIIGGGIAGLTTAWLLKRAGKKVAVLEMHRVLSGQTGQTTAHLTELLDTPYTTLLKDFGEKGAHLAASSSRAAIEQIASLVETLSIDCGFTRVPGFRYAETEAELRELLHEVSAARQVGLLASFIKEVPLPFPVKGALRVEDQAVFHPRQYLLALADRIPGDGCHLFENTKVLDIHDGAPCRVLTEKGTVTARAVVEATTTPLNRVAMHTKLYPYRTYAVAAPLDGALEPGQYYDSRDPYHYIRTQRVDGVPYVIVGGEDHKVGGEEDTASCFARLEAYTRERLPVKRITHRWSGQVIEPADGLPYIGRNVGSRHVYVATGFSGTGMTFGTLAGMVLSDLILGNESPYAALYEPGRVKPKAGAKDFIQENAEVAFRFVADRLSKPDGHHLADVKPGEAKILEVEGRKVAVYREDDGTAHAVSPVCTHLGCHVHWNNAERTWDCPCHGGRFSPTGRVLNGPAVKDLSSVKLPVK, from the coding sequence ATGAACGACGAGCGCCAGCACAAATCCCTCTGGACCGTGACGACGCCTCCCCGGGACTTCCCCTCCCTGCCGGGCGACCTGGACGTGGATGTGGCCATCATCGGCGGCGGCATCGCGGGCCTGACGACCGCCTGGCTGCTGAAGCGTGCTGGCAAGAAGGTGGCCGTGCTGGAGATGCACCGCGTCCTCTCCGGCCAGACGGGGCAGACGACGGCGCACCTCACGGAGCTCTTGGACACCCCGTACACCACGCTCCTGAAGGACTTCGGTGAGAAGGGGGCCCACCTGGCCGCGTCCTCCAGCCGGGCCGCCATCGAACAGATTGCTTCGCTGGTGGAGACGCTCTCCATCGACTGCGGCTTCACCCGCGTGCCCGGCTTCCGCTACGCGGAGACGGAGGCCGAGCTGCGGGAGCTGCTGCATGAGGTCTCCGCGGCGCGGCAGGTGGGGCTGCTGGCGTCCTTCATCAAGGAGGTGCCGCTGCCCTTCCCGGTGAAGGGCGCGCTGCGCGTGGAGGATCAGGCGGTGTTCCACCCGCGCCAGTACCTGCTCGCGCTCGCGGACCGCATCCCGGGGGACGGCTGCCACCTCTTCGAGAACACCAAGGTCCTGGACATCCACGACGGCGCGCCCTGCCGCGTCCTCACGGAGAAGGGCACCGTGACGGCGAGGGCCGTGGTGGAGGCCACCACCACGCCGCTCAACCGCGTGGCCATGCACACCAAGCTCTACCCGTACCGCACCTACGCGGTGGCGGCGCCGCTGGACGGTGCGCTGGAGCCGGGCCAGTACTACGACAGCCGCGACCCGTATCACTACATCCGCACGCAGCGCGTGGACGGGGTGCCCTACGTCATCGTGGGCGGCGAGGACCACAAGGTCGGCGGCGAGGAGGACACCGCCTCCTGCTTCGCCAGGCTGGAGGCGTACACGCGGGAGCGCCTCCCCGTGAAGCGCATCACCCACCGCTGGTCGGGCCAGGTCATCGAGCCCGCGGACGGGCTGCCCTATATCGGCCGCAACGTGGGCAGCCGCCACGTGTACGTGGCCACGGGCTTCTCCGGCACGGGCATGACGTTCGGCACGCTCGCGGGCATGGTGCTGTCGGACCTCATCCTGGGCAACGAGAGCCCCTACGCCGCGCTGTACGAGCCGGGCCGCGTGAAGCCCAAGGCCGGCGCGAAGGACTTCATCCAGGAGAACGCGGAGGTGGCCTTCCGCTTCGTCGCGGACCGGCTGTCCAAGCCGGACGGACACCACCTGGCGGACGTGAAGCCCGGTGAGGCGAAGATATTGGAGGTGGAGGGCCGCAAGGTGGCCGTGTACCGCGAGGACGACGGCACGGCGCACGCCGTGTCGCCCGTGTGCACGCACCTGGGCTGCCACGTGCACTGGAACAACGCGGAGCGCACCTGGGACTGCCCCTGCCACGGCGGCCGCTTCAGCCCCACCGGCCGCGTGCTCAACGGCCCCGCGGTGAAGGACCTGTCGTCCGTCAAGCTCCCGGTGAAGTGA
- a CDS encoding hemerythrin domain-containing protein encodes MNALELIKQQHEEVSKLFKKYEKLSDEDDGQRQELFEQIADRLGAHAKIEELYLYPAIKKDDTEDELREAVEEHLAVKRLIADLLDMEPSDEEFDAKMKVLQEQVEHHVEEEEKDLFKAARKILTKDQLDDLGIQLEEEYDALMEGEPRNDVPEETEHAAPI; translated from the coding sequence ATGAACGCGCTGGAGCTGATCAAGCAGCAGCATGAAGAGGTGTCCAAGCTCTTCAAGAAGTACGAGAAGCTGTCCGACGAAGACGATGGGCAGCGCCAGGAGCTCTTCGAGCAGATCGCCGACCGGCTGGGCGCGCACGCGAAGATTGAGGAGCTGTACCTCTATCCGGCGATCAAGAAGGACGACACGGAGGACGAGCTGCGCGAGGCCGTGGAGGAGCACCTCGCCGTCAAGCGCCTCATCGCGGACCTGCTGGACATGGAGCCGTCGGACGAGGAGTTCGACGCGAAGATGAAGGTCCTCCAGGAGCAGGTGGAGCACCACGTCGAGGAGGAGGAGAAGGACCTCTTCAAGGCGGCGCGGAAGATCCTCACCAAGGATCAGCTCGACGACCTGGGCATCCAGCTGGAGGAGGAATACGACGCCCTGATGGAGGGCGAGCCGCGCAACGACGTGCCGGAGGAGACGGAGCACGCCGCGCCCATCTAG
- a CDS encoding DNA-3-methyladenine glycosylase family protein: MPRAPVSAPVLLPDAFTPAVRRALVRADPTLGKLFKTVGPFRMELSPLHSPFEALAHSIVYQQLHGRAAATIFGRVCERVGKGKGFTPQKLLALPDTTLREAGLSANKLLAMQDLARKTVDGTVPTLARVRRMSDADLIEHLTQVRGIGQWTVEMLLIFRLGRPDILPVDDFGVRKGFMVLHGLKEQPKPKALLAYGERWRPYRSVVSWYLWRAADLPVGTFAPPEAS; this comes from the coding sequence ATGCCGCGCGCTCCTGTCTCCGCCCCCGTGTTGCTGCCGGATGCCTTCACGCCCGCCGTGCGCCGCGCCCTCGTGCGCGCGGACCCCACGCTGGGAAAGCTCTTCAAGACGGTGGGCCCGTTCCGCATGGAGCTGAGCCCGCTGCACAGCCCCTTCGAGGCGCTGGCGCACTCCATCGTCTACCAGCAGCTCCACGGCCGCGCGGCGGCGACCATCTTCGGTCGCGTCTGCGAGCGCGTGGGCAAGGGCAAGGGCTTCACGCCCCAGAAGCTGCTCGCGCTGCCGGACACCACGCTGCGCGAGGCCGGGCTGTCCGCGAACAAGCTGCTGGCCATGCAGGACCTGGCGCGCAAGACGGTGGACGGCACGGTGCCGACGCTCGCGCGCGTGCGCCGCATGTCCGACGCGGACCTCATCGAGCACCTCACGCAGGTGCGCGGCATTGGCCAGTGGACCGTGGAGATGCTGCTCATCTTCCGCCTGGGCCGGCCGGACATCCTCCCCGTGGACGACTTCGGCGTGCGCAAGGGCTTCATGGTGCTGCACGGCCTGAAGGAACAGCCCAAGCCCAAGGCGCTGCTGGCGTACGGCGAGCGCTGGCGCCCGTACCGCAGCGTGGTGAGCTGGTACCTGTGGCGGGCGGCGGACCTGCCCGTGGGCACCTTCGCACCGCCGGAGGCCAGCTAG
- a CDS encoding zinc-dependent alcohol dehydrogenase: MRALTYQGPYRVQVEQKPDPRIEHPQDVVLKVTRAAICGSDLHLLHGLVPDTRVGCTFGHEFTGVVEEVGKEVAQLKKGDRVVVPFNISCGTCFYCQRGLTGNCENSNPGSDVASGVYGYSHTTGGFDGGQAEYVRVPFADVGPMKIPDDMDDESVLFLSDILPTGYQAAEMGEIKGGETVVVFGAGPVGLFAMKSAWLMGAGRVVAVDHVPYRLEFARKFANVETVNFKEVDDIVLHLKDMFDGRGPDVCIDAVGMEAEGSRAHRVLGLGLKLEAGAPTVIEWCINTVRKAGNVSIIGVYGPPWNFVPIGTAMNKGLTLRMNQANTRRYMPHLLEHIQKGRIDAKGIITHRFPLEQAPDAYHLFAQKRDGCVKCVLMPHGHA, encoded by the coding sequence ATGCGTGCACTCACCTACCAGGGTCCCTATCGCGTCCAGGTGGAGCAGAAGCCGGACCCCCGCATCGAGCACCCCCAGGATGTCGTGTTGAAGGTGACCCGCGCCGCCATCTGCGGCTCGGACCTGCACCTGTTGCACGGGCTGGTGCCGGACACGCGCGTGGGCTGCACCTTCGGCCATGAGTTCACGGGCGTGGTGGAGGAGGTGGGCAAGGAGGTCGCGCAGCTGAAGAAGGGGGACCGCGTGGTGGTGCCCTTCAACATCTCCTGCGGCACCTGCTTCTACTGCCAGCGCGGCCTCACGGGGAACTGCGAGAACAGCAACCCCGGCAGCGACGTGGCCTCCGGCGTCTACGGCTATTCACACACCACGGGCGGCTTCGACGGCGGGCAGGCGGAGTACGTGCGCGTGCCCTTCGCGGACGTGGGGCCCATGAAGATTCCGGACGACATGGACGACGAGTCCGTCCTCTTCCTCTCCGACATCCTGCCCACCGGCTACCAGGCCGCGGAGATGGGTGAAATCAAGGGTGGCGAGACGGTGGTGGTGTTCGGCGCGGGCCCGGTGGGCCTCTTCGCGATGAAGTCCGCGTGGCTGATGGGCGCGGGCCGCGTGGTGGCGGTGGACCACGTGCCGTACCGCCTGGAGTTCGCGCGGAAGTTCGCCAACGTGGAGACGGTGAACTTCAAGGAGGTGGACGACATCGTCCTGCACCTCAAGGACATGTTCGACGGCCGCGGCCCGGACGTCTGCATCGACGCGGTGGGCATGGAGGCCGAAGGGTCGCGCGCGCACCGCGTGCTGGGCCTGGGGCTGAAGCTGGAGGCCGGCGCGCCCACCGTCATCGAGTGGTGCATCAACACCGTGCGCAAGGCCGGCAACGTCTCCATCATCGGCGTGTACGGGCCGCCGTGGAACTTCGTGCCCATTGGCACCGCGATGAACAAGGGGCTCACGCTGCGCATGAACCAGGCGAACACGCGCCGGTACATGCCGCACCTGCTGGAGCACATCCAGAAGGGCCGCATCGACGCGAAGGGCATCATCACCCACCGCTTCCCGCTGGAGCAGGCGCCGGACGCCTACCACCTCTTCGCGCAGAAGCGCGACGGGTGCGTGAAGTGCGTGCTCATGCCGCACGGCCACGCGTGA
- a CDS encoding GFA family protein, with product MAEMKTYTGGCHCGQVRYEATTDLAQVVSCNCSICHKIGAVLTFVPPEQFKSLSGADVVKAYQFNKKVINHLHCPTCGVESYATGKGPDGKPMFAVNLRCVDGLDLSTVKAFPYNGRDA from the coding sequence ATGGCGGAGATGAAGACGTATACGGGCGGCTGCCACTGTGGACAGGTCCGCTACGAGGCGACCACGGACCTGGCGCAGGTGGTGAGCTGCAACTGTTCCATCTGCCACAAGATTGGCGCGGTGCTTACGTTCGTCCCGCCGGAGCAGTTCAAGTCCCTCTCCGGCGCGGACGTGGTGAAGGCCTACCAGTTCAACAAGAAGGTCATCAACCACCTGCACTGCCCCACCTGCGGCGTGGAGTCCTACGCCACCGGCAAGGGCCCGGACGGCAAGCCGATGTTCGCCGTCAACCTGCGCTGCGTGGACGGCCTGGACCTGTCCACCGTCAAGGCCTTCCCCTACAACGGCCGGGACGCGTAG
- a CDS encoding MFS transporter gives MRRVSSRLWLLCALYFVQGLPFGFQVTALPVYLRSRGVSLAALGFAGALSLPWMLKALWAPLVDRYGSARVGRRRSWILPMQAGLALACAGAAFAADRDSMPLLLGLIFVMNLFAATQDIAVDGFAVDLLRPDELGPGNTAQVVGYKLGMLTGGGLLVWASSRIGWSGLFLAMAALCLAVFTVVLFVREPPPREAEGHESPKLDWPALWARIRTALTVPGTGWLLLFIGTYKLGETMSDVLYKPFLVDAGYTPAQIGLWVGTWGTAASLLGSTCGGVLAARLPLLRAVALTGALRLLPLAGRWLLTRAGVSDAGVLGVTLTEEFFGGALTTVMFAFMMSRTDRRIGATHFTLLASVEVAGKAPAGPLAGMLADPRYGNLGYANVFLLGVALSAAFLALLAPLRRHAPAPTVAGPASS, from the coding sequence ATGCGACGCGTCTCGTCCCGGCTGTGGCTGTTGTGCGCGCTGTACTTCGTGCAGGGGCTGCCCTTCGGCTTCCAGGTGACGGCGCTGCCCGTCTACCTGCGCTCGCGCGGCGTGTCGCTGGCCGCGCTGGGGTTCGCGGGCGCGCTGTCCCTGCCGTGGATGCTCAAGGCCCTGTGGGCCCCGCTGGTGGACCGCTACGGCTCCGCGCGCGTGGGGCGCAGGCGTTCGTGGATATTGCCCATGCAGGCGGGCCTGGCGCTCGCGTGCGCAGGGGCCGCGTTCGCGGCGGACCGGGACTCGATGCCGCTCCTCTTGGGCCTCATCTTCGTGATGAACCTCTTCGCCGCGACGCAGGACATCGCGGTGGACGGCTTCGCGGTGGACCTCCTGCGTCCGGATGAGCTGGGCCCGGGCAACACCGCGCAGGTCGTGGGCTACAAGCTGGGCATGCTCACCGGCGGCGGGCTGCTGGTGTGGGCCAGCTCGCGCATCGGCTGGTCCGGGCTGTTCCTCGCCATGGCGGCGCTGTGCCTGGCCGTCTTCACCGTCGTCCTCTTCGTGCGCGAACCCCCGCCGCGCGAGGCCGAAGGCCACGAGTCACCGAAGCTGGACTGGCCCGCGCTCTGGGCGCGCATCCGGACCGCGCTCACCGTGCCGGGCACCGGGTGGCTGCTGCTCTTCATCGGCACGTACAAGCTGGGCGAGACGATGTCCGACGTCCTCTACAAGCCCTTCCTCGTGGACGCGGGCTACACGCCGGCGCAGATTGGCCTGTGGGTGGGCACGTGGGGCACCGCCGCGTCGCTCCTGGGGTCCACGTGCGGCGGAGTCCTCGCCGCGCGTCTGCCGCTGCTCCGGGCGGTGGCCCTCACCGGCGCGCTGCGGCTGTTGCCGCTCGCGGGGCGGTGGCTGCTCACGCGCGCGGGCGTCAGCGACGCGGGCGTGCTGGGCGTCACGCTCACCGAGGAGTTCTTCGGCGGCGCGCTCACCACGGTGATGTTCGCCTTCATGATGTCGCGCACGGACCGGCGCATCGGCGCCACGCACTTCACGCTGCTGGCCAGCGTGGAGGTCGCGGGCAAGGCGCCCGCGGGGCCGCTGGCCGGGATGCTCGCGGATCCAAGGTACGGCAACCTGGGCTACGCGAACGTGTTCCTGCTGGGCGTCGCGCTGTCCGCCGCGTTCCTCGCGCTGCTCGCGCCCCTGCGCCGCCATGCGCCCGCGCCCACCGTCGCGGGGCCCGCATCATCGTGA
- a CDS encoding SIMPL domain-containing protein (The SIMPL domain is named for its presence in mouse protein SIMPL (signalling molecule that associates with mouse pelle-like kinase). Bacterial member BP26, from Brucella, was shown to assemble into a channel-like structure, while YggE from E. coli has been associated with resistance to oxidative stress.) produces MSERAAAESGLIVVELSAEHELEADHVDAVVEVKASEFFTGNAAFTNAREVASLVSKMEELGVPASAFSLQAVQAETSEGLLSRSSSARYTVRIRLVEMGRVGDVLAAISGLKQATLRELRWGYTHELEARQDWLEALARESVKKARRVAAGLGVALDGLHRFSERTWESQTRVFGVRAGGYGGDEDMRPMASTVSSYSAARSSAAMGFTVSHRKKVQVMATAEFRTHPAPGA; encoded by the coding sequence ATGTCCGAGCGAGCCGCAGCCGAGTCGGGACTCATCGTCGTGGAGCTGTCCGCCGAGCACGAACTGGAGGCGGACCACGTGGACGCCGTGGTGGAGGTGAAGGCCTCCGAGTTCTTCACCGGCAACGCGGCCTTCACCAACGCGCGCGAGGTGGCCTCGCTGGTGAGCAAGATGGAGGAGCTGGGCGTGCCGGCCTCGGCCTTCAGCCTCCAGGCGGTGCAGGCGGAGACGTCGGAGGGGCTGCTCTCGCGCTCTTCGTCCGCGCGCTACACGGTGCGCATCCGCCTGGTGGAGATGGGACGGGTGGGGGACGTGCTCGCGGCCATCTCCGGTCTGAAGCAGGCGACGCTGCGCGAGCTGCGGTGGGGCTACACGCACGAACTGGAGGCCCGGCAGGACTGGCTGGAGGCGCTGGCCCGCGAGTCGGTGAAGAAGGCGCGCCGCGTGGCGGCCGGGCTGGGCGTGGCGCTGGACGGACTGCACCGCTTCTCCGAGCGCACCTGGGAGTCGCAGACGCGCGTCTTCGGGGTCCGGGCTGGCGGCTACGGCGGGGACGAGGACATGCGACCCATGGCCTCCACGGTCAGCTCCTACAGCGCGGCCCGCTCCTCCGCGGCCATGGGCTTCACCGTGTCCCACCGCAAGAAGGTGCAGGTGATGGCCACGGCGGAGTTCCGCACGCACCCGGCCCCCGGGGCCTGA
- a CDS encoding pyridoxal phosphate-dependent aminotransferase codes for MSDSIPLHAFRTVPRTGVIFVTAEATRRGYRPGDPDWCNLGQGQPETGDLPGAPPRVNAVTVDMADQEYAPVAGLWEVREAIAGLYNRLYRKGMSSQYSAENVCLSGGGRAALTRAAASLGQVNLGHFLPDYTAYEELLDVFKAFTAIPILLEGERGYAFTHDDLRREIQGRGLSALLFSNPCNPTGKLVQGEELARWVGVARELECTLLIDEFYSHYIWTGRPGVLPVESAARYVEDVNRDPVVLFDGLTKNWRYPGWRMTWTVGPKQVIDTVSSAGSFLDGGGSRPLQRAAIPLLQEDTVVAETRAIHHTFREKRDRFHSRLERLGIRTDRAPDGTFYVWGNLSGLPAPLNDGMAFFRAALEHKVITVPGEFFDVNPGKRRARASRFRSYVRLSFGPSWETLDKALQRLEALVLKHTP; via the coding sequence GTGAGCGACAGCATCCCCCTGCATGCGTTTCGCACCGTGCCCCGCACGGGCGTCATCTTCGTCACCGCCGAGGCCACGCGCCGCGGCTACCGTCCCGGCGACCCGGACTGGTGCAACCTGGGCCAGGGTCAGCCGGAGACGGGAGACTTGCCCGGTGCCCCGCCGCGCGTGAACGCGGTGACGGTGGACATGGCGGACCAGGAGTACGCCCCTGTCGCGGGCCTCTGGGAGGTGCGGGAGGCCATCGCGGGGCTCTACAACCGGCTCTACCGCAAGGGGATGTCCAGCCAGTACAGCGCGGAGAACGTCTGCCTGTCCGGCGGCGGCAGGGCGGCCCTCACCCGCGCCGCGGCCAGCCTGGGGCAGGTGAACCTGGGCCACTTCCTGCCGGACTACACCGCGTACGAGGAGCTGCTGGACGTCTTCAAGGCGTTCACCGCCATCCCCATCCTGCTGGAGGGCGAGCGCGGCTACGCCTTCACGCACGACGACCTGCGCCGGGAGATTCAGGGGCGCGGGCTGTCCGCGCTGCTCTTCTCCAACCCGTGCAACCCCACCGGCAAGCTGGTGCAGGGGGAGGAGCTGGCGCGGTGGGTGGGTGTGGCGCGCGAGCTGGAGTGCACGCTGCTCATCGACGAGTTCTATTCGCACTACATCTGGACGGGCCGCCCGGGCGTGCTGCCGGTGGAGAGCGCCGCCCGATACGTGGAGGACGTGAACCGCGACCCGGTGGTGCTCTTCGACGGGCTCACCAAGAACTGGCGCTACCCGGGCTGGCGCATGACGTGGACGGTGGGGCCCAAGCAGGTCATCGACACGGTCTCCAGCGCGGGCAGCTTCCTGGACGGCGGCGGCAGCCGGCCCCTGCAGCGCGCGGCCATTCCGCTGCTCCAGGAGGACACGGTGGTGGCGGAGACGCGCGCCATCCACCACACGTTCCGGGAGAAGCGGGACAGGTTCCACTCGCGGCTGGAGCGGCTGGGCATCCGCACGGACCGGGCGCCGGACGGGACGTTCTACGTCTGGGGCAACCTGTCCGGCCTGCCCGCGCCGCTCAACGACGGCATGGCCTTCTTCCGCGCCGCGCTGGAGCACAAGGTCATCACCGTGCCCGGGGAGTTCTTCGACGTGAACCCCGGCAAGCGCCGCGCGCGGGCCAGCCGCTTCCGCAGCTACGTGCGCCTGTCCTTCGGCCCGTCGTGGGAGACGCTGGACAAGGCGCTCCAGCGGCTGGAGGCGCTCGTGCTCAAGCACACGCCTTGA
- the dps gene encoding DNA starvation/stationary phase protection protein Dps produces the protein MALYKSPSPLSEQSRTAIAATLNERLADGLDLHSQIKVAHWNIKGPQFAALHPLFETFAVSLANHNDSIAERAVTLGGRAYGTSRHVGKNSRLPEYPQETSRDLEHVKLLAERIEVYLTGLRESRSAVEGLKDTDTVDLFTGIITEFEKHAWFLRASLEG, from the coding sequence ATGGCCCTCTACAAGAGCCCCAGCCCCCTCTCCGAGCAGTCCCGCACCGCCATCGCCGCCACCCTCAACGAGCGGCTCGCGGATGGGTTGGACCTGCACTCGCAGATCAAGGTGGCCCACTGGAACATCAAGGGCCCGCAGTTCGCCGCGCTGCACCCGCTGTTCGAAACCTTCGCGGTGAGCCTGGCCAACCACAACGACTCCATCGCGGAGCGCGCGGTGACGCTGGGCGGGCGGGCGTACGGCACCAGCCGCCACGTGGGCAAGAACAGCCGCCTGCCGGAGTACCCGCAGGAGACCTCGCGCGACCTGGAGCACGTGAAGCTGCTGGCCGAGCGCATCGAGGTGTACCTCACCGGCCTGCGCGAGAGCCGCTCTGCGGTGGAGGGCCTCAAGGACACCGACACGGTGGACCTCTTCACGGGCATCATCACCGAGTTCGAGAAGCACGCCTGGTTCCTCAGGGCCTCCCTGGAAGGCTAG
- a CDS encoding carboxymuconolactone decarboxylase family protein — protein MASLEVVRSELADAHKDTRLNLSAVLEGGSLTPEQRWGTAVACAFAARNERLKEAILNEAKQALGDKATPVIEDARAAASLMAMNNVFYRFRHMVGKESYATKRAGLRMNRLAQVLTNKVDFELVCLAVSAINGCEMCIQSHEKVVLEGGLSEDHVHDAVRIASVIHAAAVGLES, from the coding sequence ATGGCTTCGCTCGAAGTCGTCCGCAGCGAACTCGCGGACGCCCACAAGGACACCCGCCTCAACCTCTCCGCCGTCCTGGAGGGAGGAAGCCTCACCCCCGAGCAGCGCTGGGGGACGGCCGTGGCTTGCGCCTTCGCCGCCCGGAACGAGCGGCTGAAGGAAGCCATCCTCAACGAGGCGAAGCAGGCCCTGGGCGACAAGGCCACGCCGGTCATCGAGGACGCCCGCGCGGCGGCCTCGCTGATGGCGATGAACAACGTCTTCTACCGGTTCCGTCACATGGTCGGGAAGGAGTCGTACGCGACCAAGCGCGCCGGTCTGCGGATGAACCGGCTGGCCCAGGTGCTGACCAACAAGGTGGACTTCGAGCTGGTCTGCCTCGCGGTCAGCGCCATCAACGGCTGCGAGATGTGCATCCAGTCGCATGAGAAGGTCGTGCTGGAAGGCGGCCTGAGCGAGGACCACGTGCACGATGCGGTCCGCATCGCGAGCGTCATCCACGCGGCGGCGGTGGGGCTGGAGTCCTAG
- a CDS encoding peroxiredoxin codes for MLTVGDKLPNFKLKGTVSLEKNKEFQDISNDTYKGKWTVLFAWPKDFTFICPTEIAEFGKHNKDFQDRDAQVLGLSTDSEFVHHAWRTHHPDLKNLPFPMLADIKRELSSALGILHKEEGVALRATFIADPEGIIRHVSVNDLSVGRNVKETVRTLDALQTDELCPCNWQKGEETLTSKLQKAG; via the coding sequence ATGCTGACCGTTGGCGACAAGCTTCCGAACTTCAAGCTGAAGGGCACCGTGAGCCTGGAGAAGAACAAGGAGTTCCAGGACATCTCCAACGACACGTACAAGGGCAAGTGGACCGTCCTGTTCGCGTGGCCGAAGGACTTCACGTTCATCTGCCCGACGGAGATCGCGGAGTTCGGCAAGCACAACAAGGACTTCCAGGACCGCGACGCGCAGGTGCTGGGTCTGTCCACCGACAGCGAGTTCGTGCACCACGCGTGGCGCACGCACCACCCGGACCTGAAGAACCTGCCCTTCCCCATGCTGGCGGACATCAAGCGCGAGCTGTCCAGCGCGCTGGGCATCCTGCACAAGGAAGAGGGCGTGGCCCTGCGCGCCACGTTCATCGCGGACCCCGAGGGCATCATCCGCCACGTGTCCGTGAACGACCTGTCCGTGGGCCGCAACGTCAAGGAGACCGTCCGCACGCTGGACGCGCTCCAGACCGACGAGCTGTGCCCGTGCAACTGGCAGAAGGGTGAGGAGACCCTCACCTCCAAGCTGCAGAAGGCGGGGTAA